The following are encoded in a window of Scophthalmus maximus strain ysfricsl-2021 chromosome 2, ASM2237912v1, whole genome shotgun sequence genomic DNA:
- the esama gene encoding endothelial cell adhesion molecule a translates to MEVSATSRKLSLLSVTFLWGLSGALAQIQMPQPSIDVIKGQMVVLKASYSTAPGSDLSTNTILWNFVSNKSKLIISYTKGSMSVGSSQYAGRVGFSASMPSRDVSLYINNTQESDSGSYLCQIIIPGEPGLTAQLSLDVKVPPAVPKCSLSGKPVLKGNVTLSCTSSSGKPVPLYKWKKNSPTSEVFFSPMLNEKTGTLKLGNLSSNMSGKYVCTASNSAGSETCFINLDVVSSTNAGMIAGATVGSVVGFIFLLVICLFFLARRRRDSEDDIANEIKEDAQAPKRVSWAKSGMGSDIISKNGTLSSIASSPHHKEPSNHHLQQYPQRPPSDTASIITATGSMAGYRPSRHHGASTPTHFGYNNNTTLPRGQAVSSEANGGSPPRPERYTQLPQAQALPQTYSQPQLRLQAAPSPPPLPSGVTASNIARMGGVPIMVPAQNQAGSLV, encoded by the exons GCGCGCTGGCCCAGATCCAGATGCCCCAGCCCAGTATTGACGTGATCAAGGGTCAGATGGTGGTGCTGAAGGCCTCGTACAGCACGGCGCCCGGCAGCGACCTGAGCACCAACACCATTCTGTGGAACTTTGTCTCCAACAAGAGCAAGCTG ATCATCTCCTACACCAAAGGCTCCATGAGCGTGGGGAGCTCCCAGTATGCGGGCCGGGTGGGTTTCTCCGCCAGCATGCCCTCACGCGACGTGTCGCTGTACATCAACAACACCCAGGAGTCGGACTCGGGGAGCTACCTCTGCCAGATCATCATCCCCGGCGAACCCGGCCTCACTGCGCAGCTCAGTCTGGATGTGAAGG TCCCTCCTGCGGTCCCCAAGTGCTCTTTATCAGGGAAGCCGGTGCTGAAGGGAAATGTGACTCTGAGCTGCACGTCCAGCTCTGGGAAGCCCGTTCCTCTGTAcaagtggaagaaaaacagtCCCACGTCGGAGGTCTTCTTCTCTCCCATGCTCA ATGAGAAGACGGGCACCCTGAAGCTGGGCAACCTGAGCAGTAACATGTCTGGGAAGTACGTGTGCACAGCCAGTAACTCCGCCGGCTCGGAGACCTGCTTCATCAACCTGGACGTCGTCTCCT CCACCAATGCGGGGATGATCGCTGGCGCCACCGTGGGCTCAGTGGTCggcttcatcttcctcctcgtcatctgCCTCTTTTTCCTGGCGAGGAGGCGACGGGACAGCGAGGACGACATAGCCAACGAGATCAA GGAGGATGCTCAGGCCCCCAAGCGCGTGTCCTGGGCCAAGAGTGGCATGGGATCAGACATCATCTCCAAGAACGGCACTCTGTCCTCCATCGCCTCCAGCCCGCACCACAAGGAGCCCTCCAACCACCACCTGCAGCAGTACCCCCAGCGCCCGCCCTCAGACACCGCCTCCATCATCACCGCCACCGGCAGCATGGCCGGCTACCGGCCCTCCCGCCACCACGGCgcctccacccccacccacttcggctacaacaacaacaccaccctGCCTCGTGGACAGGCCGTCTCCTCCGAGGCCAACGGGGGCTCCCCACCCAGACCGGAGCGCTACACCCAGCTGCCCCAGGCGCAGGCGCTGCCACAGACCTACAGCCAGCCTCAGCTGCGGCTCCAGGCCGCTCCCTCCCCGCCACCGCTGCCCTCCGGCGTGACCGCCTCTAACATCGCCCGTATGGGAGGGGTGCCCATCATGGTGCCCGCACAGAACCAGGCCGGATCTCTTGTCTAA